A single Streptomyces sannanensis DNA region contains:
- the dxr gene encoding 1-deoxy-D-xylulose-5-phosphate reductoisomerase, translating to MGRMSDSPAPLADPHLLFDAAEGRRDIVILGSTGSVGTQAIDLVLRNPDRFRVTALSAAGGRVSLLAEQARLLRVRTVAVAREDVVPALREALKEQWGSPRSSEAESGGGTEPVPEILAGPDAATELARSECHTVLNGITGSIGLAPTLAALEAGNTLALANKESLIVGGPLVKALAKPGQIIPVDSEHAALFQALAAGTRADVRKLVVTASGGPFRGRTKAELVDVTPADALAHPTWAMGPVITVNSATLVNKGLEVIEAHLLYDIPFDRIEVVVHPQSYVHSMVEFTDGSTLAQATPPDMRGPIAIGLGWPQRVPDAAPAFDWSKASSWEFFPLDNEAFPSVGLARHVGTLGGTAPAVFNAANEECVDAFLAGRLPFNGIMDTVSEVVAEHGEPRTGTSLTVADVLEAETWARARARELALKATAEARA from the coding sequence ATGGGGCGCATGAGCGACAGCCCTGCACCCCTCGCCGATCCGCACCTCCTCTTCGACGCCGCCGAAGGACGCCGGGACATCGTGATCCTCGGCTCCACCGGGTCGGTCGGCACCCAGGCCATCGACCTGGTCCTGCGCAACCCCGACCGGTTCCGTGTCACCGCGCTCTCCGCGGCGGGCGGCCGGGTGAGCCTGCTCGCCGAGCAGGCGCGCCTGCTGCGCGTCCGTACGGTCGCCGTGGCCCGCGAGGACGTGGTGCCCGCGCTGCGCGAGGCGCTGAAGGAGCAATGGGGGTCCCCCCGCTCGAGCGAAGCCGAGAGTGGGGGAGGGACCGAGCCGGTCCCCGAGATCCTGGCCGGCCCCGACGCGGCCACCGAGCTGGCCCGCTCCGAGTGCCACACGGTCCTCAACGGCATCACAGGCTCCATCGGACTCGCGCCCACCCTCGCCGCGCTGGAGGCCGGTAATACCCTCGCGCTCGCCAACAAGGAGTCGCTGATCGTCGGCGGCCCGCTGGTGAAGGCGCTCGCCAAGCCGGGCCAGATCATTCCGGTCGACTCCGAGCACGCCGCGCTCTTCCAGGCCCTGGCCGCCGGCACCCGCGCCGACGTCCGCAAGCTCGTGGTCACCGCCTCCGGCGGCCCCTTCCGCGGCCGTACCAAGGCCGAGCTGGTGGACGTCACCCCCGCCGACGCGCTGGCGCACCCCACGTGGGCGATGGGCCCGGTGATCACGGTCAACTCCGCGACCCTGGTCAACAAGGGTCTGGAGGTGATCGAGGCCCATCTCCTCTACGACATCCCCTTCGACCGCATCGAGGTCGTCGTACACCCGCAGTCGTACGTTCACTCCATGGTGGAGTTCACGGACGGTTCGACCCTCGCCCAGGCCACCCCGCCGGACATGCGCGGCCCGATCGCCATCGGCCTCGGCTGGCCCCAGCGGGTACCGGACGCGGCCCCCGCCTTCGACTGGTCCAAGGCGTCCAGCTGGGAGTTCTTCCCGCTCGACAACGAGGCGTTCCCCTCCGTCGGACTCGCCCGGCACGTCGGTACGCTCGGCGGTACCGCCCCGGCGGTGTTCAATGCCGCGAACGAGGAATGCGTGGACGCCTTTCTGGCCGGGCGGCTGCCGTTCAACGGAATCATGGATACGGTCAGCGAGGTCGTGGCCGAGCACGGCGAGCCCCGTACGGGAACTTCGCTCACGGTCGCGGACGTCCTCGAGGCGGAGACCTGGGCCCGTGCCCGGGCTCGTGAACTTGCACTGAAGGCGACAGCGGAGGCTCGCGCATGA
- a CDS encoding site-2 protease family protein encodes MTILWTVLGILIFAVGLLFSIAWHELGHLSTAKFFGVRVPQYMVGFGPTLWSRRKGETEYGIKAIPFGGYIRMIGMFPPGADGKVEARSTSPWRSMIEDARSAAFEELQPGDETRLFYTRKPWKRVIVMFAGPFMNLILAVALFMGVMMTIGVKTQTTTVETVQPCVIQQSEKRTDCRPGDPVSPAQAAGLKPGDKIVAFDGHPVTEWTDLSQRIRDKIGKTTITVERDGKQLDLTATLIENKVAKKDENGQIVDGYTTAGYLGFGALSVDQPLSFGESVNRMGDMVEAGVQSVVDLPSKIPDLWDAAFNGAERKADSPVGIVGAARISGEIFGLDLPMENMIGLAVYVLAGVNLSLFLFNMLPLLPLDGGHIAGALWEAARRNLARLLKRPDPGPFDVAKLMPLAYVVASVFICFTLLVLVADIVNPVRLSG; translated from the coding sequence ATGACGATCCTGTGGACGGTCCTCGGCATCCTGATCTTCGCCGTCGGACTGCTCTTCTCCATCGCCTGGCACGAGCTGGGACATCTGTCGACCGCCAAGTTCTTCGGCGTCCGTGTGCCGCAGTACATGGTCGGCTTCGGCCCGACGCTCTGGTCCCGGCGCAAGGGGGAGACGGAGTACGGCATCAAGGCCATCCCCTTCGGCGGCTACATCCGCATGATCGGAATGTTCCCGCCGGGGGCCGACGGCAAGGTCGAGGCCCGTTCGACCTCGCCCTGGCGCAGCATGATCGAGGACGCCCGCTCGGCGGCGTTCGAGGAGCTCCAGCCCGGCGACGAGACGCGGCTCTTCTACACGCGCAAGCCGTGGAAGCGCGTGATCGTCATGTTCGCGGGTCCGTTCATGAATCTGATCCTCGCCGTGGCGCTCTTCATGGGCGTGATGATGACCATCGGGGTCAAGACCCAGACCACCACGGTGGAGACGGTCCAGCCCTGTGTCATCCAGCAGAGCGAGAAGCGCACGGACTGCCGCCCGGGTGACCCGGTCTCGCCCGCCCAGGCCGCGGGGCTGAAGCCCGGCGACAAGATCGTCGCCTTCGACGGCCATCCGGTGACGGAATGGACGGACCTGTCCCAGCGGATCCGCGACAAGATCGGCAAGACCACGATCACGGTCGAGCGCGACGGCAAGCAGCTGGATCTGACCGCCACCCTGATCGAGAACAAAGTCGCCAAGAAGGACGAGAACGGCCAGATCGTCGACGGGTACACCACGGCCGGCTACCTGGGCTTCGGTGCGCTGAGCGTCGACCAGCCCCTGTCCTTCGGCGAGTCCGTCAACCGGATGGGCGACATGGTCGAAGCCGGCGTCCAGTCGGTCGTCGACCTGCCGTCCAAGATCCCGGACCTGTGGGACGCGGCCTTCAACGGCGCGGAGCGCAAGGCCGACTCCCCGGTGGGCATCGTGGGTGCGGCCCGTATCAGCGGCGAGATCTTCGGTCTCGACCTCCCGATGGAGAACATGATCGGGCTGGCCGTGTACGTCCTGGCCGGCGTCAACCTCTCGCTGTTCCTCTTCAACATGCTGCCGCTGCTGCCGCTCGACGGCGGACACATCGCGGGTGCCCTGTGGGAGGCGGCCCGCCGCAACCTGGCGCGCCTCCTCAAGCGCCCGGACCCGGGTCCCTTCGACGTGGCCAAGCTGATGCCGCTCGCCTATGTCGTCGCGAGCGTCTTCATCTGCTTCACCCTGCTCGTCCTCGTGGCCGACATCGTCAACCCCGTCAGGCTCTCGGGCTGA
- the ispG gene encoding flavodoxin-dependent (E)-4-hydroxy-3-methylbut-2-enyl-diphosphate synthase yields the protein MTAISLGMPSVPTKLAERRKSRQIMVGTVAVGGDAPVSVQSMTTTRTSDIGATLQQIAELTAAGCQIVRVACPTQDDADALATIAKKSQIPVIADIHFQPKYVFAAIDAGCAAVRVNPGNIKQFDDKVKEIARAAKDAGTPIRIGVNAGSLDRRLLQKYGKATPEALVESALWEASLFEEHDFRDIKISVKHNDPVVMVEAYRQLAAQCDYPLHLGVTEAGPAFQGTIKSAVAFGALLSQGVGDTIRVSLSAPPAEEVKVGIAILESLNLRQRRLEIVSCPSCGRAQVDVYKLAEEVTAGLEGMEVPLRVAVMGCVVNGPGEAREADLGVASGNGKGQIFVKGEVIKTVPESKIVETLIEEAMKIAEQMEKEGVASGEPQISVAG from the coding sequence ATGACTGCTATTTCTCTGGGAATGCCGTCCGTTCCGACCAAACTGGCCGAACGCCGCAAGAGCCGGCAGATCATGGTCGGAACGGTGGCTGTCGGTGGGGATGCGCCGGTGTCGGTGCAGTCGATGACGACGACGCGTACGTCGGACATCGGGGCGACGCTGCAGCAGATCGCCGAGCTGACGGCGGCGGGCTGCCAGATCGTGCGGGTGGCGTGCCCGACGCAGGACGACGCGGACGCGCTGGCGACCATCGCGAAGAAGTCGCAGATCCCGGTGATCGCGGACATTCACTTCCAGCCGAAGTACGTGTTCGCGGCGATCGACGCGGGCTGTGCGGCGGTGCGGGTGAACCCGGGCAACATCAAGCAGTTCGACGACAAGGTCAAGGAGATCGCGCGGGCCGCGAAGGACGCGGGCACCCCGATCCGCATCGGTGTCAACGCCGGCTCGCTGGACCGCCGGCTGCTGCAGAAGTACGGCAAGGCCACTCCCGAGGCGCTGGTGGAGTCCGCGCTGTGGGAGGCGTCGCTGTTCGAGGAGCACGACTTCCGCGACATCAAGATCTCGGTCAAGCACAACGACCCGGTGGTGATGGTCGAGGCCTACCGACAGCTGGCGGCGCAGTGCGACTACCCGCTGCACCTCGGTGTCACCGAGGCGGGCCCGGCGTTCCAGGGCACGATCAAGTCCGCTGTCGCCTTCGGCGCGCTGCTGTCGCAGGGCGTCGGTGACACCATCCGGGTGTCGCTGTCCGCGCCGCCGGCGGAGGAGGTCAAGGTCGGCATCGCGATCCTGGAGTCGCTCAATCTGCGTCAGCGTCGGCTGGAGATCGTCTCCTGCCCGTCCTGCGGCCGGGCGCAGGTGGATGTGTACAAGCTGGCGGAGGAGGTCACGGCGGGTCTGGAGGGCATGGAGGTGCCGCTTCGGGTCGCCGTGATGGGCTGTGTCGTCAACGGCCCGGGCGAGGCCCGTGAGGCGGACCTGGGTGTGGCCTCCGGCAACGGCAAGGGTCAGATCTTCGTCAAGGGCGAGGTCATCAAGACCGTGCCCGAGTCGAAGATCGTGGAGACCCTGATCGAAGAGGCCATGAAGATCGCCGAACAGATGGAGAAGGAGGGCGTCGCCTCCGGCGAGCCCCAGATCTCCGTCGCGGGATAA
- a CDS encoding GNAT family N-acetyltransferase: protein MLTQTTTRVLEPGDLEASLAILESDPVANAFVTSRVQVAGLDPWRLGGEMWGWYAHGKLTSLCYSGANMVPICATPDAVRAFADRARRAGRRCSSIVGPAGPTGMLWRLLEPSWGPAREVRANQPLMVTDSMPADVTPDPYVRRVRKSEMDVIMPACVAMFTEEVGVSPLAGDGGLLYQARVAELVGSGRSFARIEDGKVVFKAEIGAATPQACQIQGVWVAPEHRGRGLSETGMAAVLRYALADVAPVVSLYVNDFNTSARACYRRVGFKEAGAFMSVLF, encoded by the coding sequence TTGTTGACGCAGACCACCACCCGGGTCCTCGAACCCGGCGACCTGGAAGCGTCGCTCGCCATCCTGGAGAGCGACCCGGTCGCCAACGCCTTCGTGACGTCCCGTGTGCAGGTCGCGGGCCTCGACCCCTGGCGGCTCGGCGGCGAGATGTGGGGCTGGTACGCACACGGAAAGCTCACCTCGCTGTGCTACTCCGGCGCCAACATGGTCCCCATCTGTGCCACGCCGGACGCGGTACGTGCCTTCGCCGACCGGGCCCGCAGGGCCGGCCGCCGGTGCTCCTCGATCGTCGGCCCCGCCGGGCCCACCGGAATGCTGTGGCGGCTACTCGAACCCAGCTGGGGCCCCGCCCGCGAGGTGCGGGCCAACCAGCCGCTCATGGTCACCGACTCCATGCCGGCCGACGTCACCCCGGACCCCTATGTCCGCCGCGTCCGCAAGAGCGAGATGGACGTGATCATGCCGGCCTGCGTCGCCATGTTCACCGAGGAGGTCGGTGTCTCCCCGCTCGCCGGCGACGGCGGCCTGCTCTACCAGGCGAGGGTCGCGGAGCTGGTCGGCTCCGGCCGCTCCTTCGCCCGTATCGAGGACGGCAAGGTCGTCTTCAAGGCGGAGATCGGCGCGGCCACCCCACAGGCCTGCCAGATCCAGGGTGTCTGGGTGGCCCCCGAACACCGCGGCCGAGGCCTCTCCGAGACGGGTATGGCAGCGGTTCTCCGCTACGCCCTGGCCGATGTGGCCCCGGTGGTCAGCCTCTACGTCAACGACTTCAACACGTCGGCCCGCGCCTGCTACCGCCGAGTGGGCTTCAAGGAAGCGGGCGCGTTCATGAGCGTGCTGTTCTAG
- a CDS encoding GNAT family N-acetyltransferase → MIDVVVGPLDLAACVDEALAVQAVAFGLSEDEVGIRRHIVLRHLTCPGARALGATTPDGELVGFVYGMPNDRSHWWSTIVEPYLRSTGNDDWLDHAFVITELHVHPDFQGRGIGRALITMITDGAAEPRSILSAIDTESPARGLYRSLGYQDLARQVLFPSAPRPYAVMGAPLPLKRR, encoded by the coding sequence ATGATTGACGTCGTGGTCGGCCCGCTCGACCTCGCGGCATGCGTCGACGAAGCGCTCGCCGTGCAGGCCGTCGCGTTCGGGCTCAGCGAGGACGAGGTGGGCATCCGCCGGCACATCGTGCTCAGGCACCTCACCTGCCCCGGCGCCCGCGCGCTCGGCGCGACCACCCCGGACGGCGAGCTCGTCGGCTTTGTGTACGGCATGCCGAACGACCGCTCCCACTGGTGGTCCACCATCGTTGAGCCGTATCTGCGCAGCACCGGCAACGACGACTGGCTGGACCACGCCTTCGTCATCACCGAGCTGCATGTCCACCCCGACTTCCAGGGCCGGGGCATCGGCCGCGCACTGATCACCATGATCACCGACGGGGCTGCCGAGCCGCGATCCATCCTTTCCGCGATCGACACCGAGAGCCCGGCCCGTGGCCTGTACCGTTCGCTCGGCTATCAGGACCTCGCCCGGCAGGTCCTCTTCCCGTCCGCTCCCCGCCCGTACGCCGTGATGGGGGCACCCCTGCCGCTGAAGCGCCGGTGA
- a CDS encoding proline--tRNA ligase: MAQVQRMSRLMVKTLRDDPADAETLSHKLLVRAGYVRRTSAGIWTWLPLGKKVLENITRVVREEMDAIGAQEVLLPALLPKEPYEASGRWEEYGDLLFRLKDRKGSDYLLGPTHEEIFTQVVKDQCTSYKDLPVMLYQIQTKYRDEARPRSGVLRGREFQMKDSYSFDTTDEGLAESYRLHREAYIKIFQRLGLDHRIVSAVSGAMGGSASEEFLAPAAAGEDTFVDCPACDYAANTEAVTFKGVPDTAEYRPVEELDTPDTPTIETLAAHLGVPASATLKNLLVKVDGEITAVGVPGDREVDLGKLAEHLAPAVVELVTAEDFEDRPDLVRGYVGPQGLEKVRYIADPRIAPGTAWVTGANKPDTHAKNVVCGRDFEVDDYLDVVVVEEGDPCPGCGAGLKLDRAIEIGHIFQLGRKYADTFQLDVLGQNGKPVRVTMGSYGIGVSRAVAALAEQTADEQGLCWPREVAPADVHVVAAGKALQTELALDVAEKLNAVGVRVLVDDRAGVSPGVKFTDAELIGVPKILVAGRRSAEGVLELKDRRTGEREELTVDEAIARLRA, translated from the coding sequence ATGGCCCAGGTCCAGCGCATGTCCCGGTTGATGGTCAAGACACTGCGCGACGACCCGGCGGACGCCGAGACGCTCAGCCACAAGCTGCTCGTCCGCGCCGGTTACGTCCGTCGCACCTCCGCCGGCATCTGGACCTGGCTGCCGCTGGGCAAGAAGGTCCTGGAGAACATCACCCGCGTCGTGCGCGAGGAGATGGACGCGATCGGCGCCCAGGAGGTGCTGCTGCCCGCCCTGCTGCCCAAGGAGCCGTACGAGGCGAGCGGCCGCTGGGAGGAGTACGGCGACCTGCTCTTCCGCCTGAAGGACCGCAAGGGCTCGGACTACCTCCTCGGTCCCACCCACGAGGAGATCTTCACCCAGGTGGTGAAGGACCAGTGCACGTCCTACAAGGACCTGCCGGTCATGCTCTACCAGATCCAGACGAAGTACCGGGACGAGGCACGGCCCCGGTCCGGTGTGCTGCGCGGCCGTGAGTTCCAGATGAAGGACTCGTACTCTTTCGACACCACGGACGAGGGCCTCGCCGAGTCGTACCGGCTGCACCGCGAGGCGTACATCAAGATCTTCCAGCGTCTGGGCCTGGACCACCGCATCGTGTCGGCGGTCTCCGGCGCGATGGGCGGCTCGGCGTCCGAGGAGTTCCTTGCCCCGGCCGCGGCCGGCGAGGACACCTTCGTGGACTGCCCGGCCTGCGACTACGCCGCGAACACGGAGGCGGTGACCTTCAAGGGCGTCCCGGACACCGCCGAGTACCGCCCGGTCGAGGAGCTGGACACCCCCGACACCCCCACCATCGAGACGCTTGCCGCGCACCTGGGCGTGCCCGCGTCGGCGACCCTGAAGAACCTCCTGGTCAAGGTCGACGGCGAGATCACCGCCGTGGGTGTGCCGGGCGACCGCGAGGTCGACCTCGGCAAGCTCGCGGAGCACCTGGCCCCGGCCGTCGTCGAGCTGGTCACCGCCGAGGACTTCGAGGACCGCCCCGACCTCGTACGCGGCTACGTCGGCCCGCAGGGCCTGGAGAAGGTCCGCTACATCGCGGACCCGCGGATCGCCCCCGGCACCGCCTGGGTCACCGGCGCCAACAAGCCCGACACGCACGCGAAGAACGTGGTCTGCGGCCGGGACTTCGAGGTCGACGACTACCTCGACGTGGTCGTCGTCGAGGAGGGCGACCCCTGCCCCGGCTGCGGTGCCGGACTGAAGCTGGACCGCGCCATCGAGATCGGCCACATCTTCCAGCTCGGCCGCAAGTACGCCGACACCTTCCAGCTCGACGTCCTCGGCCAGAACGGCAAGCCGGTCCGCGTGACGATGGGCTCGTACGGCATCGGCGTCTCGCGTGCCGTGGCCGCGCTCGCCGAGCAGACCGCCGACGAGCAGGGCCTGTGCTGGCCCCGCGAGGTCGCCCCGGCGGACGTCCATGTCGTCGCGGCCGGCAAGGCCCTCCAGACGGAGCTGGCGCTCGACGTCGCGGAGAAGCTCAACGCGGTCGGCGTGCGGGTCCTGGTCGACGACCGGGCCGGTGTCTCCCCGGGCGTGAAGTTCACCGACGCGGAACTGATCGGCGTACCGAAGATCCTGGTCGCCGGCCGTCGCTCCGCGGAGGGCGTCCTGGAGCTCAAGGACCGCCGCACGGGCGAGCGCGAGGAACTGACGGTCGACGAGGCGATCGCCCGCCTCAGGGCCTGA
- a CDS encoding aminoglycoside phosphotransferase family protein, translated as MVFEPPQRLVRALGETYGDAAAQEWLGQLPGIAEDAVTGLGLTVERVQAPGGRSSLVLLVRRKDGTPVTLKIAPLEARPALERAALEHWNGWGSVRVLAAFGDGALLLERLHSEVSLRSLPEAKALLEAAGTVRRLWVEPAGDHPFESVEERTGRQASAMPAAADSDTEPLVEAALAARAQLVATTPELLLLHGNFRQSKVLAGERAPWLAVGPEPVVGERAYDLARLVRDRVEDLIAAPAGASVARRRVNKLADSLDVDRDRLHGWTLFRAVESGLRARAAGRHQDAELLLEFAGWL; from the coding sequence ATGGTTTTCGAACCGCCGCAGCGGCTTGTACGGGCGCTCGGCGAGACGTACGGGGACGCGGCCGCACAGGAGTGGCTCGGGCAGCTGCCCGGGATCGCCGAGGATGCCGTGACCGGACTCGGGCTCACGGTCGAACGGGTCCAGGCACCCGGCGGCCGCAGCAGCCTCGTCCTCCTCGTACGTCGGAAGGACGGCACCCCGGTCACATTGAAGATCGCACCGCTCGAGGCCCGTCCGGCGCTGGAACGCGCTGCCCTGGAGCACTGGAACGGCTGGGGCTCGGTGCGGGTGCTCGCCGCGTTCGGTGACGGTGCGCTGCTCCTGGAGCGCCTCCACTCCGAGGTCTCCCTGCGCTCCCTGCCGGAGGCGAAGGCGCTGCTGGAGGCCGCGGGAACGGTACGCCGGCTGTGGGTCGAGCCGGCCGGGGACCACCCCTTCGAAAGCGTCGAGGAGCGCACCGGCCGCCAGGCGTCGGCGATGCCGGCCGCCGCGGACTCCGACACCGAGCCGCTCGTCGAGGCCGCGCTCGCCGCCCGTGCGCAACTGGTCGCCACCACCCCCGAACTCCTGCTGCTGCACGGCAACTTCCGGCAGAGCAAGGTACTGGCCGGTGAGCGCGCGCCCTGGCTGGCAGTCGGCCCCGAACCAGTGGTCGGTGAACGCGCGTACGACCTGGCCCGGCTGGTCCGGGACCGCGTCGAAGACCTCATCGCCGCGCCGGCCGGCGCGTCGGTGGCGCGCCGCCGGGTGAACAAGCTCGCCGACTCGCTCGACGTGGACCGCGACCGGCTGCACGGCTGGACGCTGTTCCGCGCCGTCGAGTCGGGCCTCCGCGCGCGGGCGGCAGGCCGCCACCAGGACGCCGAGCTGCTGCTGGAGTTCGCGGGCTGGCTGTAG
- a CDS encoding ferritin-like domain-containing protein produces the protein MSDNRTLQAVQAALAAEHAAVYGYGVVGGRIGKARQGEAREAHTAHRARRDALERQVRALGGDPVPAAAGYALPFAVADTAAAVRLAAELEERVAGVYSDLVRASKGPLRGDAAGALREAAVRAVRWRGGSVAFPGLAERTTPAPPSST, from the coding sequence GTGAGCGACAACCGGACGCTTCAGGCCGTCCAGGCCGCCCTGGCGGCCGAGCATGCCGCCGTGTACGGCTACGGGGTCGTCGGCGGCCGGATCGGCAAGGCCCGGCAGGGCGAGGCCCGCGAGGCCCACACCGCGCACCGCGCCCGGCGGGACGCGCTGGAGCGGCAGGTACGCGCTCTGGGCGGCGACCCGGTGCCCGCCGCCGCGGGGTACGCTCTGCCGTTCGCGGTGGCGGACACTGCGGCCGCTGTACGGCTCGCCGCCGAGCTGGAGGAGCGGGTCGCGGGCGTGTACTCGGACCTCGTACGGGCCTCGAAGGGCCCGCTCCGCGGCGACGCCGCGGGCGCGCTGCGCGAGGCGGCCGTTCGGGCGGTGCGCTGGCGCGGCGGGAGCGTAGCCTTTCCTGGGCTCGCCGAGCGGACGACGCCGGCGCCGCCTTCCAGTACCTGA
- the rimP gene encoding ribosome maturation factor RimP: MSTTQSERLRGLLEPLVSAKDLDLEDIEVSRAGRRRMLRVVVDSEEGVELDACAELSRVISEKLDESDVMGEDEYVLEVSSPGAERPLKEHRHYVRAIGRLARIQPHEGGELVARILQVDDEGVDLEVPGVKGRKPTARRVAFDEIAKARVEIEFSRKDKKEEEA, translated from the coding sequence ATGAGCACCACCCAGAGCGAGAGGCTGCGCGGACTGCTGGAACCGCTCGTCAGCGCGAAGGACCTGGATCTGGAGGACATCGAGGTGTCCCGGGCAGGCAGGCGCCGCATGCTGCGGGTCGTCGTGGACTCGGAGGAGGGCGTGGAGCTCGATGCCTGCGCCGAGCTGAGCCGTGTCATCTCCGAGAAGCTCGATGAGAGCGACGTCATGGGCGAGGACGAGTACGTCCTCGAGGTGAGCTCTCCGGGTGCCGAGCGCCCGCTCAAGGAACACCGCCACTACGTACGCGCCATCGGCCGGCTGGCCAGGATCCAGCCGCACGAGGGCGGCGAGTTGGTCGCGCGGATCCTCCAGGTGGACGACGAGGGCGTGGATCTGGAAGTACCGGGTGTGAAGGGCCGTAAGCCCACCGCCCGCCGCGTCGCGTTCGACGAGATCGCCAAGGCGCGTGTGGAGATCGAATTCAGCCGCAAGGACAAGAAGGAAGAGGAGGCGTAG
- the nusA gene encoding transcription termination factor NusA, producing MDIDMSALRGLVREKEISFDLLVEAIESALLIAYHRTEGSRRHARVELNRENGHVTVWAKEDPADLEEGQEPREFDDTPSGFGRIAATTAKQVILQRLRDAEDEVTFGEYAGREGDVVIGMVQQGKDPKNVLVSLDGGKLEAILPVQEQVPGEEYTHGLRLRTYVVRVVKGVRGPSVTLSRTHPNLVKKLFALEVPEIADGSVEIAAIAREAGHRTKIAVRSTRSGLNAKGACIGPMGGRVRNVMAELHGEKIDIVDWSDDPAEMVANALSPARVSKVEIVDLAARSARVTVPDYQLSLAIGKEGQNARLAARLTGWRIDIRPDTEHTEQGAERG from the coding sequence GTGGACATCGACATGAGTGCCCTGCGGGGCTTGGTACGGGAGAAGGAGATCTCCTTCGACCTGCTGGTCGAGGCGATCGAGTCGGCCCTCCTCATCGCCTATCACCGCACCGAGGGAAGCCGCCGCCATGCGCGGGTCGAGCTCAACCGTGAGAACGGGCATGTGACGGTCTGGGCGAAGGAAGACCCGGCCGATCTCGAGGAGGGGCAGGAGCCCCGCGAGTTCGACGACACACCGTCCGGGTTCGGCCGGATCGCGGCGACCACCGCCAAGCAGGTCATTCTGCAGCGGCTGCGGGACGCCGAGGACGAGGTCACGTTCGGCGAGTACGCCGGCCGTGAGGGCGATGTCGTCATCGGCATGGTCCAGCAGGGCAAGGACCCCAAGAACGTGCTGGTCAGCCTGGACGGCGGCAAGCTGGAGGCGATCCTGCCGGTGCAGGAGCAGGTGCCGGGCGAGGAGTACACGCACGGTCTGCGGCTGCGTACGTATGTCGTGCGGGTGGTCAAGGGTGTCCGCGGTCCGTCCGTGACGCTGTCGCGTACCCACCCGAACCTGGTGAAGAAGCTCTTCGCCCTGGAGGTCCCGGAAATCGCGGACGGTTCGGTGGAGATCGCGGCGATCGCCCGTGAGGCCGGACACCGCACCAAGATCGCGGTCCGTTCGACCCGTTCCGGGCTGAACGCCAAGGGCGCCTGCATCGGCCCGATGGGCGGCCGTGTGCGCAATGTCATGGCCGAGCTGCACGGCGAGAAGATCGACATCGTCGACTGGTCGGACGACCCGGCCGAGATGGTGGCCAACGCCCTGTCACCCGCCCGGGTGAGCAAGGTGGAGATCGTCGATCTGGCCGCCCGCTCCGCCCGGGTGACGGTTCCCGACTACCAGCTCTCCCTCGCCATCGGCAAGGAAGGGCAGAACGCCCGGCTCGCGGCGCGGCTGACCGGCTGGCGGATCGACATCCGCCCGGACACCGAGCACACCGAGCAGGGTGCCGAGCGCGGCTGA
- a CDS encoding YlxR family protein, which produces MSGRTHARACPERTCVGCRERAAKSDLLRIVAVEDRCVPDPRGTLPGRGAYVHPALVCLDLAVRRRAFPRAFRSKGPLEAAEVRRYVEQAAP; this is translated from the coding sequence GTGTCTGGTCGGACGCATGCCCGTGCCTGCCCTGAGCGAACCTGCGTGGGATGCCGGGAGCGAGCGGCCAAGAGCGATCTGCTGCGCATCGTGGCGGTCGAGGACAGATGTGTTCCCGATCCACGCGGTACGCTGCCCGGCCGGGGTGCATATGTACACCCCGCCTTGGTCTGTCTCGACCTGGCGGTCCGCCGCCGGGCGTTCCCCCGGGCTTTCCGGTCCAAGGGACCGCTCGAAGCCGCGGAAGTCCGCCGGTACGTCGAGCAGGCAGCACCGTAG